A region of Micromonospora sp. WMMD882 DNA encodes the following proteins:
- a CDS encoding fibronectin type III domain-containing protein, translating into MSRLAVLALAVLLATLAAPVAPAAAVVPLPAPGQPVASQVTATGAVLTWTRPDGPVWRYSMKQLVDGEWQGYASMPFTSFTLAGLTPDTEYTFAVYAAALYGTDYGTSPLSEPVTFRTLPAPPVDQP; encoded by the coding sequence ATGTCCCGCCTGGCCGTGCTCGCCCTGGCCGTGCTGCTCGCCACGCTCGCCGCGCCGGTCGCCCCGGCGGCGGCCGTCGTCCCGCTGCCCGCGCCGGGGCAGCCGGTCGCCTCCCAGGTGACCGCCACCGGCGCCGTGCTCACCTGGACCCGGCCCGACGGGCCGGTCTGGCGCTATTCGATGAAACAGCTCGTCGACGGTGAGTGGCAGGGGTACGCCTCGATGCCCTTCACGTCGTTCACGCTGGCCGGGCTGACCCCCGACACCGAGTACACCTTCGCGGTCTACGCCGCGGCGTTGTACGGCACCGACTACGGCACGAGCCCGCTGTCCGAGCCGGTCACCTTCCGCACGCTGCCCGCCCCGCCCGTCGACCAACCCTGA
- a CDS encoding GNAT family N-acetyltransferase has translation MQIRDATADDWPRIWPFLREIVAAGDTYTWPRDVDEPTARTLWLPPPPARTVVAVDRPGDGDHDGHRGRARAGAGERVLGSAKLLPNQGGPGAHVANASFMVAPAAAGRGVGRALGRRLLDLARADGYRAMQFNAVVETNTRAVRLWRSLGFDVVGRIPEGFRLPDGRYVDLLVMHQRL, from the coding sequence GTGCAGATCAGGGACGCCACCGCCGACGACTGGCCGCGGATCTGGCCCTTCCTGCGGGAGATCGTCGCGGCCGGGGACACCTACACCTGGCCCCGCGACGTGGACGAGCCGACGGCCCGGACGCTGTGGCTGCCGCCACCCCCGGCCCGTACGGTCGTCGCCGTCGACCGGCCCGGCGACGGAGACCATGACGGCCACCGGGGCCGGGCCCGAGCCGGCGCCGGCGAGCGGGTGCTCGGCTCGGCGAAGCTCCTGCCCAACCAGGGCGGGCCGGGCGCGCACGTGGCCAACGCCAGCTTCATGGTCGCCCCGGCCGCCGCCGGCCGCGGCGTCGGACGGGCGCTCGGCCGACGCCTGCTCGACCTGGCCCGCGCCGACGGCTACCGGGCGATGCAGTTCAACGCGGTGGTCGAGACCAACACCCGGGCGGTACGCCTGTGGCGCTCGCTCGGCTTCGACGTCGTCGGTCGGATCCCGGAGGGCTTCCGGCTCCCCGACGGCCGCTACGTCGACCTGCTGGTGATGCACCAGCGGCTCTGA
- the wrbA gene encoding NAD(P)H:quinone oxidoreductase — protein sequence MDDRTKVAVIYYSATGITYQMAQAACEAAGEAGAEVRLRKVRELAPDEAIRSNSGWQAHVLETQDVPEAQLDDLSWADVVIMGSPTRYGMVAAQLKQFIDTSGPLWAQGALADKVYTGFCSTATAHGGQEATLLSLYTVFYHWGGIVVTPGYTDPSQFVAGNPYGASHTSNNGEVAPDHVALAATALTAKRAVALASRLRRGGAAG from the coding sequence ATGGACGATCGGACCAAGGTCGCGGTGATCTACTACAGCGCGACCGGCATCACCTACCAGATGGCCCAGGCGGCCTGCGAGGCCGCGGGCGAGGCAGGCGCCGAGGTGCGCCTGCGCAAGGTGCGTGAGCTGGCCCCGGACGAGGCGATCCGGTCCAACTCGGGCTGGCAGGCGCACGTGCTGGAGACCCAGGACGTGCCCGAGGCGCAGCTCGACGACCTCTCCTGGGCCGACGTGGTGATCATGGGATCGCCCACCCGGTACGGGATGGTCGCCGCCCAGCTCAAGCAGTTCATCGACACCAGCGGACCGCTGTGGGCGCAGGGCGCGCTGGCCGACAAGGTCTACACCGGGTTCTGCTCCACGGCGACCGCGCACGGCGGGCAGGAGGCGACGCTGCTGTCGCTGTACACGGTCTTCTACCACTGGGGCGGGATCGTCGTCACCCCCGGTTACACCGACCCCAGCCAGTTCGTCGCCGGCAACCCCTACGGCGCCTCGCACACCAGCAACAACGGGGAGGTCGCCCCGGACCACGTCGCGCTGGCCGCGACGGCGTTGACCGCCAAGCGGGCGGTGGCGCTGGCCAGCCGGCTGCGACGGGGCGGCGCGGCGGGCTGA
- a CDS encoding FGGY family carbohydrate kinase yields the protein MKILALDLGTSSVRGLVLDERTTPLPGALARRKMRLTVDDDGAGTLDGPGYLACLVECLDELTAAGHLAGVELVAVSAQWHSVLPTDAAGAPLGPVLTWLDSRPEPLPGQSGPVDPDAFHQRTGAWWHRCYWSVRLPWLRKRAAVARFVGLAEFVLGALLGEAPMSVSQASGTGLLDLRACEWDPEACDLAGVRPQELPVLAPAGWRGRLRPEFARRWPGLAGAAWAAPIGDGAASNVGSGCVGPDRAAVTVGTSAAVRLLQAAPAGAPLPLLPSGLWRYRVDHDHVVTGAAYSSAGNLFAWANRELRLPQGEELHAALARVPRSGGVSADPRFGGDRPPGLDPAGSGRLAGLSLSTTAVEILAGLLAGVCARVADDLAGVESTVGHPVEVVLGGGAVTASPWWREAFAVALAPRPVRHQANPEIGATGAALVAAGRLAEAAELTGIGRTDDRRSPGPVGGARS from the coding sequence ATGAAGATTCTCGCTCTCGACCTGGGCACCTCCTCGGTGCGTGGGCTCGTGCTGGACGAGCGCACCACGCCGCTGCCCGGCGCGCTGGCCCGCCGCAAGATGCGACTGACCGTCGACGACGACGGCGCGGGCACCCTCGACGGCCCCGGGTACCTGGCCTGTCTGGTCGAGTGCCTGGACGAGTTGACCGCCGCCGGTCACCTGGCGGGCGTCGAGCTGGTCGCCGTGTCGGCGCAGTGGCACTCGGTGCTGCCGACCGACGCCGCCGGTGCCCCGCTCGGGCCGGTGCTGACCTGGCTGGACAGCCGCCCGGAGCCGCTGCCCGGTCAGTCCGGTCCGGTCGACCCGGACGCCTTCCACCAGCGCACCGGCGCGTGGTGGCACCGCTGCTACTGGTCGGTGCGGTTGCCCTGGCTGCGCAAGCGGGCGGCGGTGGCCCGGTTCGTCGGGCTGGCCGAGTTCGTGCTCGGCGCCCTGCTCGGCGAGGCCCCGATGTCGGTCTCCCAGGCGTCCGGGACGGGTCTGCTGGACCTGCGTGCCTGCGAATGGGATCCGGAGGCGTGCGACCTGGCCGGGGTGCGTCCGCAGGAGCTTCCCGTGCTGGCGCCGGCCGGCTGGCGGGGCCGGCTGCGGCCGGAGTTCGCCCGGCGCTGGCCCGGGTTGGCCGGCGCGGCGTGGGCCGCGCCGATCGGCGACGGCGCGGCGTCGAATGTCGGCTCCGGCTGCGTCGGCCCGGACCGGGCCGCGGTGACCGTGGGCACCTCCGCGGCGGTACGGCTGCTCCAGGCGGCCCCGGCGGGCGCGCCGCTGCCGTTGCTGCCCTCGGGGCTGTGGCGCTACCGGGTCGACCACGACCACGTGGTGACCGGAGCCGCGTACTCCTCCGCCGGCAACCTGTTCGCCTGGGCGAACCGGGAGCTGCGGCTGCCGCAGGGCGAGGAGCTGCACGCCGCGCTGGCACGGGTGCCGAGGTCCGGCGGCGTGTCGGCGGACCCCCGGTTCGGCGGCGACCGGCCGCCGGGGCTGGACCCGGCCGGCTCGGGCCGGTTGGCGGGGCTGTCGCTGTCCACCACGGCGGTGGAGATCCTGGCCGGACTGTTGGCCGGGGTCTGCGCCCGGGTGGCCGACGACCTCGCCGGGGTCGAGTCGACCGTGGGTCACCCGGTCGAGGTGGTGCTGGGTGGGGGAGCGGTGACCGCCTCGCCGTGGTGGCGGGAGGCGTTCGCGGTGGCGCTGGCCCCCCGCCCGGTGCGGCACCAGGCGAACCCGGAGATCGGCGCGACCGGGGCGGCGCTGGTCGCGGCGGGCCGGTTGGCGGAGGCGGCGGAGCTGACCGGCATCGGCCGGACGGATGATCGACGCTCACCGGGTCCGGTAGGAGGGGCACGCTCCTGA